A part of Paenibacillus sp. sptzw28 genomic DNA contains:
- the uxuA gene encoding mannonate dehydratase, with the protein MKMVFRWFGEGNDTITLDQVRQIPGVEGIVWALHDVPAGDEWPIEKIMEVKAAADRAGLHLKVVESVNIHEDIKLGLPSRDTYIDNYKKTIAKLAQVGVKVICYNFMPVFDWLRTDLHKETDDGSTALFYEKSKIENIDPFELVKQINENSTLTMPGWEPERLQYLTGLFEAYRGVTEEDLWENVKYFLDEIIPVAAEHDIRMAIHPDDPPWPIFGLPRIITSRDNIRRFLQLYDSPYNGITLCSGSLGANPGNDIIAMIHEFAGRIPFAHIRNVRVFENGDFIETSHRTQDGTVDIAGIVGAYHENNYEGFCRPDHGRHIWNEQCRPGYGLFDRALGIMYLWGLWDAYSRSARMERKVNER; encoded by the coding sequence ATGAAAATGGTTTTTCGATGGTTCGGTGAAGGGAACGATACGATCACCCTGGATCAGGTCAGGCAGATTCCCGGCGTGGAAGGTATCGTTTGGGCGCTTCATGACGTACCGGCCGGCGATGAATGGCCGATTGAAAAGATTATGGAGGTGAAGGCTGCAGCCGACAGGGCCGGTCTTCATTTGAAGGTCGTGGAGAGCGTGAACATCCACGAGGACATCAAGCTCGGGCTTCCAAGCCGCGACACTTACATCGACAATTATAAGAAAACGATCGCGAAGCTCGCGCAGGTCGGCGTCAAAGTCATCTGCTATAATTTCATGCCCGTATTCGATTGGCTGCGCACCGACCTTCATAAGGAAACGGACGACGGCTCTACCGCACTCTTTTATGAAAAGAGCAAAATCGAGAATATCGATCCGTTCGAGCTCGTGAAACAGATTAATGAGAACTCTACTCTAACGATGCCCGGCTGGGAGCCTGAGCGGCTGCAATATTTAACAGGTCTGTTCGAGGCTTACCGTGGCGTAACGGAGGAGGACTTGTGGGAGAACGTCAAATATTTCCTGGATGAGATCATTCCGGTCGCCGCCGAGCACGATATCAGAATGGCGATTCATCCGGACGATCCGCCGTGGCCGATATTCGGGCTTCCCCGTATTATTACGAGCCGGGACAACATACGCCGGTTCCTGCAGCTGTATGACAGCCCTTATAACGGCATTACCCTGTGCAGCGGGTCGCTCGGCGCCAATCCCGGCAATGATATTATCGCCATGATCCATGAGTTCGCAGGCCGGATTCCGTTCGCTCATATCCGCAACGTTCGCGTGTTCGAGAATGGCGATTTTATTGAAACGTCTCACCGGACGCAGGACGGCACCGTTGACATTGCCGGAATCGTCGGGGCGTACCATGAGAACAATTACGAAGGATTTTGCAGACCGGACCATGGAAGGCATATATGGAACGAGCAGTGCAGACCGGGATACGGGCTGTTCGACCGGGCGCTTGGCATTATGTATTTGTGGGGGCTTTGGGACGCCTATTCCAGGAGCGCCCGAATGGAAAGGAAGGTGAATGAGCGATGA